In Chlamydia sp., the following are encoded in one genomic region:
- the def gene encoding peptide deformylase, translating to MIRDLEYYDSPILRKVAAPVDEITDELRQLVLDMSETMAFHKGVGLAAPQVGQSISLFIMGVEKELEDGELVFCSFPKVFINPVIVQKSEQLVFGNEGCLSIPGLRGDVARPDKITVTATNLDGQSFTMVLEGFLARVVMHETDHLHGILYIDRMSDSCKTKQFKNSLEKIRRKYSILRGYS from the coding sequence ATGATAAGAGATCTCGAGTACTATGATAGTCCAATTTTGCGTAAAGTTGCGGCTCCTGTAGATGAAATAACTGATGAACTAAGACAGCTTGTGCTCGATATGAGCGAGACAATGGCTTTTCATAAAGGAGTAGGACTTGCGGCTCCTCAGGTCGGACAAAGTATATCTTTATTCATTATGGGAGTGGAAAAAGAATTAGAAGATGGAGAACTTGTCTTCTGTAGTTTCCCAAAGGTTTTTATTAATCCTGTAATTGTTCAAAAATCTGAGCAGTTAGTCTTTGGAAATGAAGGGTGTCTATCTATTCCGGGATTGCGAGGCGATGTTGCCAGACCAGATAAAATTACAGTAACTGCAACAAATTTAGATGGGCAATCATTCACGATGGTTTTGGAAGGCTTTTTAGCAAGGGTCGTGATGCATGAAACAGACCATCTTCATGGGATTCTGTACATTGATAGAATGTCAGATAGTTGTAAAACGAAACAGTTTAAGAATAGTTTAGAGAAAATTCGTCGCAAATATAGTATCTTGCGGGGGTATAGTTAG
- the secG gene encoding preprotein translocase subunit SecG has protein sequence MIALFYVFLFLFLLLSLVLCGLVLVQESKSMGLGSSFGVDSGDSVFGVSTPEILKKATGWLAVAFCLGCLLLSFATSHLGKGEEKEALPQYVEDFVQDVEE, from the coding sequence GTGATCGCTCTGTTTTACGTTTTTTTGTTCTTATTTCTTTTGTTGTCCTTAGTGCTATGTGGACTAGTTCTTGTTCAAGAGAGTAAGAGTATGGGATTAGGATCATCTTTTGGTGTTGATTCTGGAGATTCTGTATTTGGAGTATCTACACCAGAAATTTTGAAAAAAGCTACTGGTTGGCTGGCGGTAGCTTTCTGTTTAGGATGTTTATTACTATCTTTTGCAACAAGTCACTTAGGGAAAGGAGAAGAAAAAGAAGCTTTACCACAGTATGTTGAAGACTTTGTGCAAGATGTTGAAGAATAG